ttatctaacCTATATGATGAACTGATTAAAACTGTTACAATAGTGAGCGACAATACATGGTCATTGTTCAAAGAAGATAAATATGATAACCACTCCGAGAAAACCTTTGGGTCATGATTTGCATGCTTCTCATAAAGTGCAATTACGAAAAGACCAGATATTACGAATAACAGCGGACAGAAACAGCACATCTGTTTTATCTCTTTTTTGCCTTTCTCCTTCTTGATTCTGCTTTCTGCCATTTCTTTCTGGGAACTAGCTTGTTTTTCGGTTTTAACTTCAACTCGGGTGAGAACTTATAGTTTGGATCCCTCATGCGAGCTTGAATGTCCTTAAAAAACTGAAGATTCAATTTCTTTGGACCACCTTGCCGAAGCTCTTCATATTCTGGTCCAGAAATAATATCCTCAAAGGCTCCTATCAAAATATCCAAATCACTCATCACCTCCCAAACATTAGTATACCGACCATCAGGACCCTTCTTAAGTTTCTTCAGAGCATTCTGCACAGCAAGATTTCGAGCTTGCTTTCCAGGGGACAACTCTTCTGGCTCCTCATCTTTCATCGCGTCTGCAAGGGTTCTATACTTTGGTTTCTCCTCAAACTCGAataatttatcaatatattCATCACTTTTCTCGTTTGGGAAGGCCTCTGTAGGTTCATCATTGTCATCTTCTTCATCCCCAGTCCAAAGGGTCTTCTCCTCGTCACTTTCCGTCCACAAGCCATGCAGTTCGTCACTGTCATCGGCATCAATATTATCAGAGCCATACTTGGCCCGTTTCTTGGCCTTTTTTATATCTTTCTGGAGCCGGCTATGGCCATCCCTTTCGGTATCAGTTTCATCTTCACTTCCTGTCCAGAGATGATCCTCTTCGTTCTCTAATTGCTTTGCCCACTCCTTCCTGAACTCCTTTGCTCCCGGAATTTTACCTCCAAAAAGATCATAACTTGAACGCCGGTCACGAGCGTATGAACGAAACACTGAAAATGAAGATAACATAAACGCAAAAAACGATCATTACGAAACAACACAGAACAGTAAATTGTAGAAAATACCAGAATTTGCTCCATTGATTAATccaaataataatagtaaacTAACAAAACGTTAGAAAAAAATGTTCCATGCTTCCATTAGCTGTTCAATTTATGATCATAAACTACTCAGTAATCAGGAAAACATTATTAATACTTCACTGAGTATTTATCACGAACAGATTTCCTGCATAGTTGAAACATTACTATCTTCACTTAGTATTTATCATAAACTGCGTAGTTGACAGTAGCGAAGAGTTACCCACCTTGATACATCGCACAAGAGCTCCCTACGGATTGTGAATATCTCGACGTAATATCTGTAAAATATGGAAATTTGGGTGTCGTAAAGGGGTTTTGGATTTGGGTTTTTGAGATGCCGAGGAAAGAGGGAAGGCGGGAATACAACCTCCTTGCCATTTATCTTGTCAACTACTTCCGTCGACTAAAAATGGTATTTGGGATGTCATGTGTGTTACTTCTCTACTTTGAAGGTGGTTTCTCGTAAATACACCAACTCACAAAATGGAACACctacttcaatttttttttgttgataataaatttgttggaaaattgtgatcttattactatttcaaattttcattcttgttaaatttcagttttaacatatcatatttgtttattttacaaattcaGTACATTTTCTCTAAACGATTGTTGAAATGGTGTCGAACACATCAACAATAATTGATTATGTCTATAATATCTGACTTTACTTTCAATTGAAATGGTGTCGAACACATCAACAATAATTGATTATGTCTATAATATCTGACCTCACTttcaaaattacaaaataaacgAAGATAACAAAACTGAAATTTATTGTATGTTGAAGGGCAAAATCATCCGATAAAAACAATTTCCCATCTCAAAAAATAGATTCACCGTGGCGGCGTTGTAAGTCCGGCGGACGATGAATAGAAGTCGGTATCCTTCCATCTCTTTTAGGCCGTCTCCGCTCAACCAAACTAGACTGTTAACGTGATGTCGAAAAAAGGGTGTGATATGAGAGTATCCTCCAACTCAAAGGATTGAACTTCTCTTGTTTTAACACTATAAGCTATTGAAGTGTACGAGGGTAATGAATATCGAAAACCAACACCTCCCTCTGTACTAACCAACTAGAGGGAATCGTTTTGAGTATGATGGGTGTATGTGTGCGAAACTAGTCCGACTTTGAGCTTCTAAATCAATGCTAGGCTTCATAGTCCATTCCCCCGTTTCCGGATTCATTTCCCAAACATCCCAATAAAACTCGCGAGCTGCAGAAAAAAGGATAGACTGCTGCTCGTTGGCAGACATATTTGGAATGTTCTCACAGACGACGGACCTGGAAGAAGAAAATGACGAGTGGTTTCAGTCTCTACATTGAATGTCAAAAGAAAACCATTGCCAATCAAATGGATAAAACCTCCAGTGACAGTTGGGTCAGGCTCGAAAGCACTCCTACTTGTGAGAAATACGGATTCGACATCAATATGCCTCCAAACCTTATCGACTCCGATAGTTAGCACTACGATTTGCCTCATCGTATCAAATGTTCTAATACCATTCACGAACACCACTTTAAACTCCATGGAAGCCTCAACCAATGGTTAAGCATGATCGGAATCACTTCGAAAGCCATGGGGATAAGGAGGAAGAACGAGCCACTGCTTTGTTACTGGATTAGTAACGTAAAGAATCTGTCGATTTACGAATCTAGACGACCTCGTCTCATACACCCACAAAGCTGATAACATTTAACCAAAAAAATTCTGGACTACAACTACAAGTTCACCGGTTGATTGACGAAATTTCACACAAGGCTCCACTCTCGGCAAACATGCCTCGTCACATTTCACATCATGTAAAAACATGAGCAGGAAGatgtaaaaaaaacattaaaagcAATATCTGGAGGAAGATGTGCTTTCGTTTGCCTCTGACGTGCACGCCTCGTGCAACAATGGTAAATGTGAGGGTTGATGGATGCATCAGTGAGACCCATCATCTGCAACAGCAACACAGACGAACCATACCAAGATTATTGGTTGAAGATTTTGAAGATATtacaatatatttgaaaaatgatatattaaGATTTGATAACAATAATAGATGATATAAAGATTTGGATCATGCGTATCAAGAAAGAAGACTTGGCGAGAAACTTCgtattttagttattttgaAATTCCTTTCAAGTTTGATTTGACTTGGAAATATTATCGAGTATTAAAATCAACTGAATCTCCCCGTGAAGATGGTTTTTTCATATAATAGAGAAGTGGAACGTATGTTTTCGAGAGAGAATATCGAACATATTTCAAGGAGGCAGATTGAAAAGTTGAGTGGCGTACAAATGTATTGGCGAGAcgcaatatttttttttatatacatgtTCGAATATTAATTAATTCCTATATTATCACTAATTTTTCCACTTGAAAAATATTCACAAGAAGAATTTTATTTATACAATggtgagtaagtctcttgtaagacggtctcacgaatctttatctgtgagacgggtcaatcctaccgatattcacgataaaaaataatactcttagcataaaaagtaatactttttcatggatgacccatatAAGAGAtcggtctcacaaaatacgatccgtaaaaccgtctcatacaagtttttgcctacaATCATTTGTACAAACAAATTTCGACTTAGGACTTATCACTTGCCTAATCGAAACTCCTATCACACTTTCAATTGTAGACTGCAATCTCGCAATCTGCATAATGTTTAATGTCTCTTATGACAATACTATAAATATAaactttaatgtctttgtgtgaaaACTATtactcaactaaactttgaagcacaactttttttttttgtgtgagtCAGTTGTGTATGTGAGCATTCTAGATTGTTTTTCTTGTATATAGACTGTTCATGTTTTGAATTCCCATGAAAACTtgttgtttgattttcaaaatgttgtatttatagtCTCCGAAAATGATATGAACATTTGAAACATGAATATGACTATTTAGAAAAGTTATGTATTGGTTCTAACATTGAAAAGGTCATATTTGACATTTTAACCACTTTTTTATTTCGAGATGTTTTGGCGTTGGAATTTAAAAAAGGTCCGGTCGGATTTTGGCGGCTGGAGTTGAACGGTTCGAGTTGAGCGGTCCGAAGTTGAGTCCAGCTAAACAAAGTCGAGATATTCTCTTCTTTTGATTATAACTCTTAATTCGCCGATTTGTGATAAGCATGAAAGTTGTAGTCTTTTCTCCTAGACTTCTATAGAATCAAGAATCACTCGATTTCGATTTTATATGAGAGAGATATGCTTGAAATACTAGAAATGATCGAATACCCctctatttttaattttcttaggacattttgaaaactttttttaaaattttttcttcataaatggcaataggaaaaaaaaaagtttttaattatattatattctttCATAGCATAACTACGTCCTCGAGCTCGAGACAACTAGCTTCTCAAGTGGGTGGCTTGGTAAGCATCGGCTATTGGTTCAACTCTCGTGGTTTAagcaaattaattaattaattaaacactattTTCAATCACAACATTAAAAAGAATCAAACTAATATTATACTAAAATACAATGAAATTATAGAAGTGATGTCAATTCAATAATCTAAATTTCCAAATCATAATATTTAGAAAACACTGAAACCTGTTTAtgacttttaaaaaatattatattttttaatttttttgttgaaaactatataaatatattgaagtccatattaaaataaattataaaatatcccataatttcatgattattagtaaatatattttaagtaTATTAGTATAAATATGATCAAATGTTACAAAGTTACCTCTTGTAGCTCGTAAAGTAAATAATATTCAAATAACACATTCGAAATGCCTTTAAAACGATCTAAATTACAcatatattatttcaaaagtTCTACCAACTTAACTTTCTCATGTCCTCAAATTTTGGatccaaaattaaatataatcacactttttaatatcaaatactttCCCACTAATTATTTGAACTAATGTAGCTAATAGATAATCTATACTATATATTTTGAAGAAATCtctatttaataatttttttgtaataaattatgatattaaaatattttttaaaataatgagtttATTGTCTATCAAGTACCTGATATTATTTAGATCACAAGCATGTATGTTTTCCCCTACTCGATATGTTGGATACCCAATTATAACTATCCGAATCCAATCCGACCCAACCCATGCCACCCCTATCCACCTATATtccattttaaaacatatttattgtatcaaattGTTATTAAATGACATTGGTAATTATAAAAAGTTATGTCCAAATTAAAGTTATCTGGCCTGGTAAGTGCTTCGTTGGTAGATAACAATGTGTATGTTCAACcaccattattattatttttaattattattgtgtTGGGGATAAGATAATATTATAACTTGAACTTCTTAAAGTACTTGTAAGTAGTAGATATGAATATGACCACTCACGACTACTGTTGTCCATGGTTGATTTTGACTTGCCCGGAAATTGATCTTGGACCATGCACGCGATTCAATCAAGTTGATGGAAATTTTGTTgactatttttcaaaaatattttgaaaaaaataatatcatcattaATTAATCGACATAtggaatatatataattaatttcttatgaAATATCTTAcccttctcttttttttctcttaTGATTTATAAGACCATCAAAATGATTTTCAAATTTACCTTCtccacttattttttttaacactaATTAactttcatttaaaaattatttgatcttTCACCAAGTAGAGTTGTCATAGTGCGTTGGGCCAGCCGAGTTGGTTCGCACCGCCAAATAGTTGGATTGAGTTGACAAATTTCTAACCTATTCCATCTGGCCAATTGCTGGGTTGCGACAGCCGAATTGGGCCACACCACCTCGTCAAATAAACTAGTTAGGTTGACAAATTTTCAAGTCAAGTGGTGGGTTGAGGACCACTGGCCCCAACCcgctaaatataataaaaaaattgacaagTGGGTCGGCAAATTTTCAATCCATCCAAAGAACGGATTTTGGCGGATTGTGAGTCATTCCACCAGATCCGTGTGGCGGCACCTCTATTACTAATACTTAACCATTTTGGCTTAAACCCCTAATAACCCAAAATCCTCACTTTTCCTTCCCTTCATCACATACAATTGACAATTATTTGGCGCTTTTCCCTTCCTCCTCCGTCACCACTATCTTCTAAAAATTATATGCATGCTAGGAAAATTTGGTAGATGAATAGTGTGTTACATTTCactttcaaataaatatttgatgctTGTGTTCAACCAccattcttttttttctttttttctttttttttttggtattttgttgagGATAGGcatacaataaaatattatatcaacCTGCAACAGGAAAATTAACCAGTTAAATTCATCTGTTAAAACCTTTAATTTGTATGACCACTCTACGACTAGAGTTTTCAATTGTTGATGTTGACTTGCACTAAAATCATGGACCGTATGCTCTCGTTTCGATCAAGTTCTTGGAAATTTTttgactatttttaaaaaatattttgaaaaaaattcctCTAGAGGTTATTGAGATAATGATATTACACTGATCTAATGATCCgtatgaaatatttgaacatTTTTTCGGACAGAATattgatttgaaaattatagtaatttttttatagagaGTATGTTCAGTTGTATGACTTCAATTCTCACCGCCAACTTTCTCGGATAAATCTTTCACACATGTTCTGCCTAGTTTTGACGTAGTTTACAGGCTACTACATCAGTCAAAGAGTTTATCCTGTACGTACTGAAAGGTAAAATCTGGAGATTTCAtcgtcataattttttttaaaggtaCTGATTTtactgaaataaaaaatatttattaaaatttatatggaagatataacatatatttgcacatatcttttttcttcttctggatatatttggaaaaaataaaaatacttcgGTGGAGCTTAACCTTTGAATCCTACCACGTGAACGGGCATGGAAAGTACGTACTTTCCAATATGAGGGATATTACACACATCAATACGGGTTATATGGTTTGGTACGTAggctaaattaattaataatcacCCAATATCGGTAGACCCGAGTTTATACTACATTGAGAAAATTAGGATTTTGGTCATTTGAGTAAATTGATTTGCTATGGATTTAATATTGTAACTTGTCgaaatttggtttttatttaataactcagatttttttgtctttttttcccCGAAACTACAAAGAAAATTGTTCATTTAACATTGATTCTCTCTCATATGTCTTATATGATGCAAATAAAGCTCgttttacataaattaaaatatatctaaacaaaaaagtaaaaaaaaataaaccagaACGACacccaatatttcaaaatacgaggaaaaaacttttcattttacttaggtaaattttaatatatattctaTTATTGTCTTATGAGCCGCACAAAAGAACATTAGtgtcaaattatatttattggATTTAGAGATTTTTGGAGAAAAAAGGTCAAACCAAGACAAAATCCAAGTTATTGGTAACCATCCTACGTGGTTTTCACGTgctcacataatttaattatttgaagcaagaaatattttttaaaaatatatatatatataagagatAAAAACATGCAAGTTTCGAGATAAAATAGGGAGAAGTTCGCGAAAAAATATGGAGAAAAATGTAGATATCATTAATAAACTAAcaccatcaaaataaaataaaataataaattagataaAAGTAAAACTGAAAATAAACATGGATATCTGAAACTTGACACATTTTCGCAGGCAGAGGAATATACTTCATTTGGTttaaaaaattgcttaattagatttcaaaatatgaaaataatgcATCATTTTCATAGAATGTTCATGaatagttgaattaattaaaaggctattattatattaaaagataTAAAAATGTAATCTTTCGCATAGGATGTCATTCTCAAAGAAAATTTAACATCTGCTGGGAACAACTAATTTATCCGCTTTGATCGATTCATACAAAgatgaattatttatttagaaagaGATCCAATAAATCAGATCATTTCTAGCTCCATGACTCAAGTCCATGCAAATTATCATaaacaaggaaaaaaataatctaCAACATTATATTTCAGGTAACATTAATTTCTTATAACATTACCATGTGTAAGGATTTTATTAATGTGAATTATGATGCATTTACAAAACGAGTTGAATTTGATAAATGTGGCAACCCATTATTGACGTAACATTAGGAAATGTTGTAGAAGATTTTCTTTCGACAAAGAGAGAAATGTAGtaacatgcatgcaaattaacTATTTAGTAATAACACTAGTTAGATATATGGGTGCAACTTCTAGCAATCTTTTTTTGGTTGGAAGACACTATAAAGATAACAACTAATATTATGTCATGTTTGtccaatatttttcaattttcatcatGTTTTTCAATTGTTTTTTGCCGAAAACAATATAACATACGTATTAGAAACTCTCTTTTAGTCATCGACGAGTGCAAAGACGTGCACCGAAATAGTGTTCAGTTAAACACTAGGTGACTTTGATCATATAACAAATTATCCTTATAAAAAAACATCTCTCAAGTGCAACacgcgttttttttttttctagttaTTAAAAATATGTCAAGTTCTGAACCCAAACCAACCCATTAATACAATGCGTGGGAAAAACCTAGCTAAATGTTTTCCAAATAAGGATGTCGATTATTTTGAAGGATCACATGGGTTATATGCCACATATATCCGATATGTCATCATACGTAAAAGCGTCAGAATTATCCATAGTTGATGCATGAAACTTGAGAGATCAGAGAAGTAATAAGTACATACTGTACCCAACTTATAATTCTTCTTAAACATTTTCGATTTTTTGTGCAATATCGGATAATTTAAGTACTTTGTACGATCTCGTTGGCTACTTTCATTCCCTCAACTGCCGAATTTAAACCAGTCATGATCATTTGATCTGCAACGAAGACAATGCCCATTAGGATCTTATTAACCTGAAAAGTCCACGAAATTAAACTGACATTAAACGCGAGAGCTGAAAAGTCACTCGCTCTTCTCTTAAGACTTACGTGGTTTCAACTTGGCAAACGAGATAAGGACAGATGTCGGGTATGATTATGTTATCAGAAGGCAAATGAATCTAATCAAGTGGAAGTTTTACATACAAGACtccttcattaaaaaaaatatatagctaGAAAAGTATGCGAGCATATTTATTAGTTTTGTTTTGGGTGTTGCGGGAAATGGGAAATATTTGGGAAAATAAGTATTATGCTGAGCAAAATGTTTGTTAGAACCGCCTATTGAACCGACTTGGGGTGCGAAGTGTTGCATATTTCTTAAACTTGTAGAAACATTTCTAGATTTAGGAGGGTGGATTAAGTGGTCAAACTACAACGAAGACGTTACGTTCTGAAAGAGATGTGATTGTGATTTATACGGTATCGGATTATGATGAGtatttaaatagattaataaaatgttaaaatgtaCTACTATAGCTAGTAATTTGGATATAAGGTGGTTTTTATATGAGCTCATTATGCAGTCGTATCTACGAGGGTTTAGGCTCATGACATTTTTATTTCTCATTTAAATTTCCCCATCCCTGATTGGTTCTCGATTAAATTTGATATTACTATTTCGATTTCAGTAATTGCAATATATGTGTTTCATATTCTAAAATTCTATCAAAGACCTAAAGTTAAAAACCGTGACTTGTTGGAATATGAAAATAAGAAGGAAAAACCAGGGTAGACCTACCCTACTAGTTAATCTCATTAAATATCACCTTAGTGGTGGACATAGAGATAGACACTACTGGTGTTTGGATAAATAAAAAGGATGAATTAATGAATCTTAATTAATGGAAAACTAtattcatttgtttttttttttattttagtacttaatgttgtaaaaattgaGTCCTGGTTtcttattcatttaatttatagcaattttagtctttttttttcaatctaTTCTTTTTTCCAAAAAGAGTCATGTTGTAACATAACACATGGCAATACCACATTAACTCTATATTAGTTAGTGTCACgtagaaaaatgattaaaattataaataaatatttgtcatCATATATGGATACATAGTTTTAAAAccaaatttgtattttaaagtgatagataatcaaatttgatatattatatatctcTCATCTTTCCTATCCTAAATAAAGAATTGTGGAAAAAATTTAGAAGTCTCCAAAAGCACGATACttgtttttttatgtataaaCTATTCCAAGAAAACAAGATTTTTAATGAGATTTTTACTATAAGAAAAAGAACTCTATATTCTCAATAttacatctttattttatggATTATGTTATACCAGCAAATTAGGTTACACATTATGTTACAAAGTGTTCTGAAattataaaactattttaaatgcacttttgaaaagatttttttccaaataaagTGCAAtgataattttgtaatttcaaatgtattttgtaACCTAATTTATAATCTAATTTgtacatataatattttatttattttatatgtttaaacaCTTCAAAGCAAATTTTGCACTtatcataattaacataaaaaaaagtaaagaaaaataatcgaaaattaaaatttaatatatcaaaaccaaattttgacaaattattgaattaaaaactcaaaataagacaAATTAAtcaactatttattttttatatttgaattgatTGAGACAAAAACAAGATGAGATGAATTGACTAGAATAATACAACGAATTTATTTTCCCAAGAATATTATGAGTTTAATCTTGATGTGTGCAAATGGTTGGTGAGTGCACAAGAGATTTAGTTCATAATAGGCAATCAACACTCCAATTTCAACCCACCAAAATCGGGGGCATCCACCAGTCAACGAGTCAGCCTCCATTC
This window of the Primulina huaijiensis isolate GDHJ02 chromosome 3, ASM1229523v2, whole genome shotgun sequence genome carries:
- the LOC140974318 gene encoding uncharacterized protein, whose translation is MARRLYSRLPSFLGISKTQIQNPFTTPKFPYFTDITSRYSQSVGSSCAMYQVFRSYARDRRSSYDLFGGKIPGAKEFRKEWAKQLENEEDHLWTGSEDETDTERDGHSRLQKDIKKAKKRAKYGSDNIDADDSDELHGLWTESDEEKTLWTGDEEDDNDEPTEAFPNEKSDEYIDKLFEFEEKPKYRTLADAMKDEEPEELSPGKQARNLAVQNALKKLKKGPDGRYTNVWEVMSDLDILIGAFEDIISGPEYEELRQGGPKKLNLQFFKDIQARMRDPNYKFSPELKLKPKNKLVPRKKWQKAESRRRKAKKR